Genomic window (Sulfurovum sp. NBC37-1):
GTGTCATTTTTCTCGCTCCCATCGCTCTTGCGTGGGAGTGTATATCGAAGTTTGTTATGTGTAGTAGCTTATTTTTATAATAGACGTGAAGTATGCTTTACCTCAGGGACGGATAGGAACGAGTAAAAAAGATATTAAAATAAAGGATCATTTATGGATGCTTTCAGACGCAGTTTTATCAGACTTTCTGTCGTTACGGCGGTAAGCCTGGCGATAGGCGGTTGCAATAACAGTGACAGCAAAGATAGCACAGTAAATGGTTTAAGTGTAATGCTTGATCCTGATAACTCTATGGTAAAGCATAATGCTGAACAGATTGTTTTAAAATTTAACGAACCAATAGACCCTGAGACACTGGATGGTAATATATTACTGAAAGACAAAATAGGAAGTCTCGGCAATGCCTATACGGTAATGCCGGATCCTGCTGATTCGCATAGGCAGCGCGTTCTCATCAAACTGAATGACGGTTTCGGTCTGAAAGAGTCCTGGAAATATACAATTGCAGTCAGTGACCACATTAGATCAATCTACGGCTACAGTTTGCCTGCTCCGATTTCACTGGAGTTCGTTACTACCGGTAAAAATCCTTTTGAATCTACAGAACCGGGAGAATCGAAGCGTACCAAAATCGTAGTGATCAGCGACCTGCATATGAATGAGCAGCGCGGCTATGAGGATGGCTACAGTCTCTTTACGGAAAACGGAAAACTGCTGGAAGCGTTTCTTGAAAAAGTCAGAAGCAGTGATCAGATCAAAGAGCTTGTCGTGCTGGGCGATATGATGGATATGTGGGTTGTACCGATGGCATACCGTACTTTTCATGATGATGTGGCCGATACGCAAGCTTATTTTCATAGCGTGGCAGAGGCAAATGTGAACAAAGGGATAATTGACAAACTCAATCAGATCGCTGATGAAGGGCTTATCCGATTCAGTTATGTTCCGGGCAATCACGATATGTTGTTTACCGAAGAGATATTTTATTCGATCTTTCCGAACGGACACTGGCATGGCGGTACTGCCGGTACCGGAAGCTATACGCCTGCATATGAAACGAATGTTACTATGGAGCATGGCCATAATTATGATCTTTTCAATGCACCGGATTCTGTAACAACAGAAGGAAGCATTCTGCCGCCGGGCTACTTTATTACACGTATCTATGCTACGGGTAATCTTCAATCAACAGAGAAATTGCCAATAGAGCCGCAGGCAACCGAGAACATAGCTCCCGAACTCATCTATACGACTGCCTGGGATATAGCCGTTGCTTCCATCAATATACCAAACTTTGACCCGGATAAACCCCAGATCTATACACAGATAGATGACTACACACAGCTTTATTCATCCAATGATGCAAGAGATATCTATACAGAGACGATAGCTCCTGACTGGAAGGAACGCCAGGAGAGAAATGGGGTAATTTTCCCAACTCCTGTCATTGTCGGCATTATGAATGGAAGCGGAAAATTCTTCTGGTTCGGTACACTTGAGTACTCTGCAATAATGCAGTATTTTGTACCTCAGGAGTCCAAAACCAGGATAGTCGTATTTGGCCATACCCATCACGCACTGCTCAAAAAAGATCTGGCAACACTTGGCAATATCTATGCCAATTCAGGAACATGGGTTGACAGAAAATACCTCAATGAAGGTGCCTTGACCGGCACAGCAGTTATACTCAACACTTCTGCATCCA
Coding sequences:
- a CDS encoding metallophosphoesterase; this encodes MDAFRRSFIRLSVVTAVSLAIGGCNNSDSKDSTVNGLSVMLDPDNSMVKHNAEQIVLKFNEPIDPETLDGNILLKDKIGSLGNAYTVMPDPADSHRQRVLIKLNDGFGLKESWKYTIAVSDHIRSIYGYSLPAPISLEFVTTGKNPFESTEPGESKRTKIVVISDLHMNEQRGYEDGYSLFTENGKLLEAFLEKVRSSDQIKELVVLGDMMDMWVVPMAYRTFHDDVADTQAYFHSVAEANVNKGIIDKLNQIADEGLIRFSYVPGNHDMLFTEEIFYSIFPNGHWHGGTAGTGSYTPAYETNVTMEHGHNYDLFNAPDSVTTEGSILPPGYFITRIYATGNLQSTEKLPIEPQATENIAPELIYTTAWDIAVASINIPNFDPDKPQIYTQIDDYTQLYSSNDARDIYTETIAPDWKERQERNGVIFPTPVIVGIMNGSGKFFWFGTLEYSAIMQYFVPQESKTRIVVFGHTHHALLKKDLATLGNIYANSGTWVDRKYLNEGALTGTAVILNTSASSGSDIDSVTLYQAVMGDDEKLSLKLIDEEYLDSTN